In a genomic window of uncultured Sphaerochaeta sp.:
- the speA gene encoding biosynthetic arginine decarboxylase codes for MEHWTIQDAEALYRINAWGNGYFHISEQGEVEVRLKDKSPDSSASLLSIAKGLQMRGMKLPVLLRFSNILDDRIQHINESFLQAIADVGYQGTYRGVYPIKVNQQQQVVEEICKYGKQYHHGLETGSKAELIIALAHIDDHEAYVICNGYKDEEYIDLALRGLSLGIQTVLVIEMPGEVGIILERSKALGIKPNIGIRMKPSTVASGHWTDSGGDRSVFGLNTTQVIEVVDRLRSESMLDCLKLLHYHLGSQIPTIHDIRVGATEAARVYAGLIHEGAPMGLLDIGGGLAIDYDGTHSDSSNSRNYSTKEYCDDVVEEIMTICKEEHIVHPTILSESGRALVTYYSVLLMNVLDTNRFRSPSKASPFEDNALPALENLLYVRTMLNEKNAQECLNDLNYYREEIRNKFLYGKVNIRERAAAEHVYWEIVAEIQDKYGNVNATEFKKLEHQLSDIYYANFSLFQSLPDVWAIDQLFPIMPIHMLDRKPDRMAVLSDITCDSEGKIDRFIGDRETADTLSLHTPPEDEDYILGVFLVGAYQETLGDLHNLLGDTNVATVTFENGSFSLHNELEGDTVADVLSYVEYEPKRLEGMIRAKAEKAVEEGRITPLERRKIISAYTAGMRGYTYYETDQEE; via the coding sequence ATGGAACATTGGACTATACAGGATGCTGAAGCGTTGTACCGCATCAATGCGTGGGGCAACGGCTATTTTCATATTTCCGAGCAAGGCGAGGTGGAAGTGCGCCTGAAGGACAAGTCTCCGGACTCATCGGCCAGCTTGCTCTCCATCGCCAAGGGTCTGCAGATGCGCGGCATGAAACTTCCTGTGTTGCTTCGCTTCTCCAATATTCTTGATGACAGGATCCAGCACATCAATGAAAGCTTCTTGCAGGCAATCGCAGATGTCGGCTACCAGGGCACCTATCGTGGGGTGTATCCGATCAAGGTGAACCAGCAACAGCAGGTGGTGGAGGAGATCTGCAAATATGGCAAGCAATACCACCATGGCCTGGAGACCGGCAGCAAGGCCGAGCTGATCATAGCCCTTGCCCATATCGATGATCATGAAGCGTATGTGATCTGCAACGGCTACAAGGATGAGGAGTATATCGATCTCGCCCTGAGAGGGCTCTCCTTGGGTATCCAGACCGTGCTTGTCATTGAGATGCCGGGGGAAGTGGGAATTATCCTTGAGCGTTCCAAAGCCTTGGGCATCAAACCCAACATCGGGATACGTATGAAACCTTCAACGGTTGCCAGCGGTCACTGGACGGACAGCGGCGGAGACCGCAGCGTGTTCGGACTGAACACCACGCAGGTGATCGAGGTGGTCGATCGGCTCAGGAGTGAGTCAATGCTTGACTGCCTCAAACTGTTGCACTACCACCTGGGTAGCCAGATTCCCACCATTCATGATATTCGTGTGGGAGCCACGGAGGCGGCACGAGTCTATGCAGGACTCATCCATGAAGGTGCTCCCATGGGGCTGCTGGACATCGGCGGCGGACTTGCGATTGATTACGATGGTACCCATTCAGATTCCAGCAACAGCAGGAACTACTCCACCAAGGAGTACTGTGATGACGTGGTTGAGGAAATCATGACCATCTGCAAAGAGGAACATATCGTTCACCCCACCATTCTCAGTGAGTCTGGACGAGCCTTGGTTACCTACTATTCGGTGCTGTTGATGAATGTCCTGGATACCAATCGGTTCCGCTCTCCTTCCAAGGCTTCCCCGTTCGAGGATAATGCCCTTCCTGCGTTGGAGAATCTTCTGTATGTGCGGACCATGCTCAATGAGAAGAACGCACAAGAGTGCTTGAACGATCTGAACTACTATCGTGAGGAAATCCGCAACAAGTTTCTGTATGGCAAGGTGAACATACGCGAGCGTGCTGCTGCAGAACATGTCTATTGGGAAATCGTGGCGGAAATCCAGGATAAGTATGGCAATGTGAATGCCACAGAGTTCAAGAAGCTCGAACACCAACTCTCTGATATTTACTATGCCAACTTCAGCCTGTTCCAGTCCCTGCCGGATGTGTGGGCGATCGACCAGCTCTTTCCCATCATGCCCATCCACATGTTGGATAGGAAGCCCGACCGCATGGCGGTGCTTTCTGACATCACCTGTGACAGCGAGGGAAAGATTGACCGGTTCATCGGTGACCGTGAGACTGCAGACACCCTCTCCTTGCATACCCCTCCTGAGGATGAGGACTATATCTTGGGTGTGTTTCTGGTTGGTGCTTATCAGGAGACGTTGGGGGATCTGCACAACCTGCTTGGGGATACCAATGTGGCGACCGTTACCTTTGAGAACGGGAGCTTCAGCCTTCACAATGAGTTGGAAGGCGATACTGTCGCCGATGTGCTGAGCTATGTAGAATATGAACCGAAGCGTTTGGAAGGCATGATCCGCGCCAAAGCGGAGAAAGCAGTGGAAGAGGGGAGGATCACCCCGCTCGAACGACGGAAGATCATCTCAGCCTATACAGCCGGCATGAGAGGATATACCTACTATGAGACCGACCAAGAGGAGTAA
- a CDS encoding saccharopine dehydrogenase family protein, producing the protein MQKKRLMIIGAGGVGNVAVRKSARMEDLYEEILLASRTQAKCDAIAKEAGPVPVQTAQVDADNAEELAKLIRSFKADVVLNVALPYQDLSIMEACLLAGAHYVDTANYEPKDEAHFEYSYQWAFEQRFKDAGLTALLGSGFDPGVTNVFTAYAAKHYFDEMHYLDIVDCNAGDHGKSFATNFNPEINIREITQHGRYYEKGEWVNTEPLEIHQSVDYPRVGAKESYLLFHEELESLVKHFPTLKRARFWMTFGQQYLTFLRVLEEVGMTSITPINFQGMEIQPLQFLKAVLPEPASLGANYQGQTSIGCQIRGEKDGNPRSLYIFNNCSHQLAYQDTKSQAVSYTTGVPAALGASLVARGVWNRSGVNNMEQFDPDPFLAELGPMGLPWEVVVDGKLAFGV; encoded by the coding sequence ATGCAGAAGAAACGTCTGATGATCATAGGCGCAGGTGGCGTGGGCAATGTTGCCGTGCGCAAGTCCGCCAGAATGGAAGACCTCTATGAGGAGATTCTTTTGGCCAGTCGGACACAAGCAAAGTGTGATGCCATCGCCAAGGAAGCAGGACCGGTGCCGGTACAGACAGCACAGGTTGATGCGGATAATGCCGAGGAACTGGCCAAGCTGATCAGAAGCTTCAAGGCTGATGTTGTGCTGAACGTAGCGCTTCCCTATCAGGACCTTTCCATCATGGAAGCCTGTCTGCTTGCCGGAGCCCACTATGTGGATACGGCCAACTACGAACCCAAGGATGAGGCTCACTTTGAGTACTCCTACCAGTGGGCTTTCGAACAAAGATTCAAGGATGCGGGATTGACAGCCCTTCTGGGCAGTGGCTTCGACCCTGGGGTCACCAACGTGTTCACAGCCTATGCGGCCAAGCACTACTTTGACGAGATGCACTATCTGGACATCGTGGACTGCAATGCAGGTGATCATGGCAAGAGCTTTGCCACCAACTTCAATCCTGAGATCAATATACGTGAGATCACGCAGCATGGCCGGTATTATGAGAAGGGGGAGTGGGTCAACACCGAGCCGCTGGAAATCCATCAGAGCGTTGACTACCCGCGCGTGGGAGCCAAGGAGAGCTATCTGCTCTTCCATGAGGAACTGGAGTCTTTGGTCAAACACTTTCCCACGCTCAAGCGGGCCCGCTTCTGGATGACCTTCGGCCAGCAGTACCTGACCTTCCTCCGTGTTCTGGAAGAGGTCGGAATGACCAGTATCACGCCGATCAATTTCCAGGGGATGGAGATCCAGCCCCTGCAATTCCTCAAGGCTGTATTGCCGGAACCTGCCTCACTGGGAGCCAACTACCAAGGACAGACATCCATCGGGTGCCAGATACGGGGCGAGAAGGACGGAAATCCGAGGAGCCTGTACATCTTCAACAACTGCAGCCATCAATTGGCGTATCAGGATACGAAGTCCCAGGCTGTCTCCTACACAACCGGTGTCCCTGCCGCGCTCGGGGCAAGTCTGGTTGCACGGGGTGTCTGGAACCGCAGCGGGGTGAACAACATGGAGCAGTTCGATCCCGATCCGTTCCTTGCCGAGCTCGGGCCCATGGGCCTTCCTTGGGAAGTCGTGGTTGACGGCAAGCTTGCCTTTGGAGTCTGA
- the nspC gene encoding carboxynorspermidine decarboxylase, with the protein MIDPQAITHTPAFVLEYEALQNNLRLIKGLQEELDVSFLFALKGFAMHAVFPELASCAHGATASSLNEALLASPYFAEVHAYAPVYQMREFEAIARIASHITFNSLSQYEKHRKEVSHASVGLRVNPLYSTVSTALYDPCSPGSRLGLLPEDLKTLPEGIEGLHVHNLCESGAQDTASTLASLEQHYGHLLDGLVWLNLGGGHLVTRKGYDLDLFRETILAFKQRHPNLTLYFEPGAAFVWETGYLVTTVLDIVKNRRYTTLMLDTSFAAHMPDCLEMPYAPNVVGATVGESGIRLGGCSCLAGDWVGSYTFGGEPKVGDRLVLLDMMHYTMVKTTMFNGIALPDIGIMQEGKYRIVKSFGFDDYQRRLS; encoded by the coding sequence ATGATTGATCCACAGGCAATCACCCATACCCCAGCCTTTGTGCTGGAGTATGAGGCTCTGCAAAACAACCTGCGCCTTATCAAGGGACTGCAAGAAGAGCTGGATGTCTCGTTCCTGTTTGCACTGAAGGGGTTCGCCATGCATGCAGTGTTCCCGGAACTTGCTTCCTGCGCTCATGGGGCAACTGCATCCTCACTCAATGAGGCACTGCTTGCCTCTCCCTACTTTGCAGAAGTGCATGCCTATGCACCGGTCTATCAGATGCGTGAATTTGAAGCCATAGCACGCATTGCAAGTCATATCACCTTCAACTCACTGTCCCAGTATGAGAAACATCGCAAAGAGGTATCCCATGCTTCTGTGGGATTGCGGGTCAATCCCTTGTACAGCACCGTCTCCACAGCGCTCTACGATCCCTGCAGTCCTGGATCGCGGCTGGGGCTTCTGCCGGAAGATCTCAAGACCCTTCCAGAGGGGATTGAGGGCCTGCATGTGCACAATCTGTGCGAGAGTGGTGCCCAGGATACTGCCTCCACGCTTGCTTCGCTGGAACAGCACTACGGACATCTGCTGGACGGGCTTGTGTGGCTGAATCTTGGGGGAGGCCACCTGGTTACCCGAAAAGGGTATGACCTTGACCTGTTCCGCGAAACAATCCTTGCTTTCAAGCAAAGACATCCCAATCTCACCCTCTACTTTGAGCCCGGGGCCGCCTTTGTGTGGGAAACCGGGTACTTGGTAACCACCGTGTTGGATATCGTGAAGAACCGGAGATATACGACCCTGATGCTCGACACCTCGTTTGCAGCTCATATGCCCGATTGCCTGGAGATGCCCTACGCCCCGAATGTGGTGGGAGCCACGGTAGGGGAGAGCGGGATTCGGCTGGGTGGCTGCAGTTGCCTTGCCGGCGACTGGGTGGGTTCCTACACCTTCGGGGGAGAACCGAAGGTGGGTGACCGTCTGGTCCTGTTGGATATGATGCACTACACCATGGTCAAAACGACCATGTTCAACGGCATTGCCCTGCCAGATATCGGCATCATGCAAGAGGGGAAGTACCGCATCGTCAAATCATTTGGATTTGATGACTATCAGCGAAGACTCAGCTAG
- a CDS encoding agmatinase family protein yields the protein MDHWFLDSEFPNSEAHNAVFHVIPFPLEETVSYMGGTSQGPAALIDASSQLEQLVEGFGNPGKLGIHTTQAIDCAFSAEKALAQATQRMIEAGKHGSLPVLLGGEHSVTNAAIGFLREQYRQEEVGFLQFDAHMDLRDSYEGSKLSHACVMHRVAEAGFPLFQVGIRNYSEEDLEARKTFDIGHFDASALYKSKLDGSFLSLSLPPKFPRKLYLTFDVDALDAGLMSATGTPDPGGLAWWDAITLLGQLTQGRTIVGLDVVELAPSVLHHPAYTAAKLTYFLMGLAAKRNAKLT from the coding sequence ATGGACCATTGGTTTCTCGATTCCGAATTTCCCAATAGTGAAGCACACAATGCTGTGTTTCATGTCATTCCCTTCCCGCTGGAAGAGACAGTCTCCTATATGGGGGGTACCTCACAGGGTCCTGCCGCACTCATCGATGCATCCTCGCAGCTCGAACAGCTGGTGGAAGGCTTCGGCAATCCCGGTAAGCTGGGAATCCATACCACACAGGCCATCGATTGTGCATTTTCGGCTGAGAAAGCCCTGGCACAAGCGACGCAGCGCATGATCGAAGCAGGAAAACATGGGTCTCTGCCTGTCTTGCTCGGAGGTGAGCACTCGGTGACCAACGCAGCCATAGGGTTTCTCAGGGAGCAATATCGCCAGGAGGAGGTCGGTTTTCTGCAGTTCGATGCCCATATGGATCTGCGTGACAGCTATGAGGGGAGCAAACTCAGCCATGCGTGTGTCATGCATAGGGTGGCAGAAGCTGGCTTTCCCCTGTTCCAGGTCGGTATCCGAAATTACAGCGAAGAGGACCTAGAGGCAAGGAAAACGTTCGATATCGGCCACTTTGATGCTTCTGCACTCTACAAAAGCAAGCTCGATGGGAGCTTTCTCTCTTTGTCCCTGCCACCGAAGTTTCCCCGAAAGCTCTACCTCACCTTTGATGTGGATGCTCTGGATGCAGGTCTGATGAGTGCAACCGGCACCCCTGACCCAGGCGGACTCGCCTGGTGGGATGCCATCACCCTATTGGGGCAACTGACACAGGGCCGCACCATCGTAGGCCTTGATGTGGTGGAGCTTGCTCCCTCTGTCCTGCATCATCCTGCGTATACTGCGGCCAAGCTCACCTATTTCCTGATGGGACTAGCGGCAAAGCGCAACGCCAAGCTCACGTGA
- a CDS encoding flavodoxin domain-containing protein has product MNKIAVIYYSGTGNTEAMAKALIEGVKSSGGTALVIQAGIFSADMLDSYDAYAFGCPAMGSEGLEDEVFEPMFEGLLPHLSGRKLVLFGSYGWGDGKWMEDWKQTALDAGAQLLAPPVIALDSPDEEALSASRELGVALCR; this is encoded by the coding sequence ATGAACAAAATTGCAGTCATCTACTACAGCGGTACGGGAAATACCGAAGCGATGGCGAAGGCTCTCATCGAGGGTGTGAAGTCCTCGGGAGGAACGGCTCTGGTCATCCAGGCAGGGATTTTCTCTGCTGATATGCTGGACAGCTACGACGCCTATGCCTTTGGGTGCCCAGCCATGGGCTCCGAAGGCTTGGAGGATGAAGTGTTCGAACCGATGTTCGAAGGACTGCTTCCCCACCTGTCCGGCCGCAAGCTCGTGCTTTTCGGCTCATACGGCTGGGGGGACGGCAAGTGGATGGAGGATTGGAAACAGACAGCCCTCGATGCGGGGGCACAGCTGTTGGCCCCGCCTGTCATCGCACTCGATTCGCCCGATGAAGAGGCCCTCTCAGCATCACGTGAGCTTGGCGTTGCGCTTTGCCGCTAG
- a CDS encoding DUF3793 family protein translates to MSDELLVRYASPTLAALKVGNLISYRYHDTQAVVEQVATWNRMLNDKGVAITLLSSKDDLHLLYVHRPHLLDAKLKDEEVQTLLCPLGYPIGSCPHLLKHLQERLDSQKEQTFPHEIGLFLGYPTQDVKAFIQNQGCRGLCDGCWKVYNDVDTAKRIFAQYKHCTKVYLELHHKGWSIDQLTVRRKAL, encoded by the coding sequence GTGTCAGACGAACTCTTGGTGCGTTATGCATCCCCAACGCTTGCCGCACTGAAGGTGGGCAACCTGATCAGTTACCGGTACCATGATACACAGGCGGTTGTCGAACAGGTTGCAACCTGGAACCGGATGCTCAACGACAAAGGGGTTGCCATCACCCTCTTGTCCAGCAAGGATGATCTGCATCTCTTGTATGTGCATCGTCCACACCTGCTTGATGCAAAACTGAAGGATGAGGAAGTGCAGACGCTGCTCTGTCCCTTGGGGTATCCCATCGGTTCCTGTCCTCATTTGCTGAAGCATCTGCAGGAAAGGCTTGATAGCCAGAAGGAGCAAACGTTTCCCCATGAGATCGGGCTCTTTCTGGGCTACCCTACCCAGGATGTAAAGGCATTCATCCAGAATCAGGGTTGCAGAGGACTGTGTGACGGGTGCTGGAAAGTCTACAATGACGTAGACACAGCAAAACGCATATTTGCACAATACAAACACTGCACCAAGGTCTATCTCGAACTCCACCACAAAGGGTGGAGCATCGATCAGCTTACGGTGCGAAGGAAGGCTCTATGA
- a CDS encoding class I SAM-dependent methyltransferase: protein METYVQHNATAWDWEVGQKNIWTDGVTETQIEKARNGELDMVLSPFKQVPPHWVADLKGKEVLALACGGGQQAVLMSLAGAHVTVLDISQKQLDQDKSYADSLGLDMECVQADMRDLSLFADERFDLIYNPTSTCFIDQVHTMYRHCHRILKQGGCFLTSVTNPVLYIFDEKKAMHDKLCVKYTLPYSDLTSLGKKELEKRLSKHDTVEFSHTLGDLLGGLTQAGFVITDLYTDRSGAMMLDSYIQDCYLALRCRKPGTSL from the coding sequence ATGGAAACGTACGTACAACACAATGCCACAGCCTGGGACTGGGAAGTCGGGCAGAAGAATATCTGGACCGATGGGGTGACTGAAACACAGATCGAGAAGGCCCGCAACGGGGAACTCGATATGGTCCTCTCTCCTTTCAAACAGGTCCCCCCCCATTGGGTGGCAGATCTTAAGGGCAAGGAAGTGCTTGCCCTTGCCTGTGGAGGTGGGCAGCAAGCAGTCCTCATGAGTCTTGCTGGAGCACATGTCACCGTGCTGGACATCTCACAAAAACAACTTGACCAGGACAAGTCCTATGCAGACTCGCTTGGACTGGACATGGAATGCGTGCAAGCGGATATGCGTGATCTCTCCTTGTTCGCTGACGAGCGCTTTGACCTGATCTACAATCCGACATCCACCTGTTTCATCGACCAAGTGCACACCATGTACCGGCATTGCCATCGGATACTCAAACAGGGGGGCTGCTTCCTCACCTCGGTCACCAATCCGGTGCTCTATATCTTTGATGAGAAGAAGGCCATGCACGACAAGCTTTGCGTCAAATACACCCTTCCCTACAGTGATCTCACCAGCCTGGGAAAGAAAGAACTTGAAAAGCGACTCTCCAAGCACGACACCGTCGAGTTCAGCCACACCTTGGGTGATTTGCTTGGAGGCCTCACGCAGGCAGGTTTTGTGATAACAGACCTCTATACCGATCGTTCGGGTGCAATGATGCTGGACAGTTACATCCAAGACTGCTATCTGGCGTTGCGTTGCAGAAAACCTGGAACAAGCTTGTAG
- the thpR gene encoding RNA 2',3'-cyclic phosphodiesterase, whose amino-acid sequence MRLFYGVLFDAATKDNLYKVQDRLEPSLAKGTRTRRENLHLTMCFLGERDPSLVEPLASLLSQIPLSPLDLTFTHLGRFAKRDGDVIWAGVSHSEVLHELQHHLVSLLMREHIPVEDTSFQAHVTLFRRARCPQLVPVHPFGTKQCALALMHSHQEKGLLTYTPLETKFLQ is encoded by the coding sequence ATGCGACTCTTCTATGGCGTACTCTTCGATGCAGCGACCAAAGACAACCTTTACAAGGTGCAGGATCGCCTCGAGCCTTCCCTTGCCAAAGGCACAAGGACCCGTCGGGAAAATCTGCATCTCACGATGTGCTTTCTCGGAGAACGTGACCCATCCTTGGTTGAACCACTCGCTTCATTGCTTTCCCAGATTCCCCTATCCCCGCTCGATCTGACGTTCACACACCTCGGGAGGTTCGCCAAACGGGATGGGGATGTCATCTGGGCTGGGGTTTCTCATTCAGAGGTACTGCATGAGTTGCAACACCACTTGGTATCACTGCTGATGCGCGAGCATATCCCTGTCGAAGACACCTCCTTCCAAGCACATGTGACCCTCTTTCGCCGTGCACGATGCCCTCAACTCGTTCCTGTTCATCCCTTTGGCACCAAACAATGTGCGCTTGCCCTTATGCATTCACATCAGGAAAAAGGGTTGCTCACCTATACTCCTCTGGAAACTAAATTTCTACAATAA
- a CDS encoding zinc ribbon domain-containing protein, whose protein sequence is MEKKQYVCPKCGCTHYESDRFQATGGNFAKIFDVQNKRFVTVSCTQCGYTELYRQSEQMGWNIFDFFTN, encoded by the coding sequence ATGGAAAAGAAACAGTATGTGTGTCCCAAATGCGGTTGCACTCACTATGAGAGCGATCGCTTCCAGGCTACGGGTGGCAATTTTGCCAAGATCTTTGATGTGCAGAACAAGCGATTCGTTACCGTTTCCTGCACCCAGTGCGGATACACCGAACTGTACCGGCAATCTGAGCAGATGGGGTGGAATATCTTCGACTTTTTTACCAATTGA
- a CDS encoding CYTH domain-containing protein, with amino-acid sequence MAIEVELKAHATDWQLLKDRIEKQKDLAGPLCEVKDDIYYCRTGEDALFRLRLEQSGPSFSSLQGQVVFTRKYKQMHQGIEVNQELEFCCEAKESEKAHAFFLSLGFEQYIRKTKKGYSYTWNVDQSLPPLHLELVEVGTLGWFLEMEFVLADEEKVPLARTFLRTVLAQLGVAEQQIESRYYMHLLKNQTTG; translated from the coding sequence ATGGCCATTGAGGTGGAACTGAAGGCTCATGCAACCGATTGGCAACTGCTCAAGGACCGGATCGAAAAGCAAAAAGACCTTGCAGGGCCTCTGTGTGAGGTCAAGGATGACATCTACTACTGCAGAACAGGCGAAGATGCGCTCTTTCGCCTGCGCTTGGAACAGTCAGGGCCGTCTTTTTCTTCCTTGCAGGGGCAGGTGGTGTTCACCCGCAAGTACAAGCAGATGCATCAGGGCATTGAGGTCAATCAGGAGCTGGAATTCTGCTGTGAGGCAAAAGAGTCGGAAAAAGCACATGCCTTCTTTCTCAGTCTGGGCTTCGAGCAGTACATACGGAAAACAAAGAAAGGCTACTCCTATACTTGGAATGTGGACCAAAGCCTCCCTCCCTTGCACCTTGAATTGGTGGAAGTGGGTACCTTGGGATGGTTCCTGGAAATGGAGTTTGTCCTTGCAGACGAAGAGAAGGTCCCGCTAGCCAGGACCTTCCTTCGAACAGTGCTTGCCCAGCTTGGGGTAGCGGAGCAACAGATTGAAAGCAGGTACTACATGCACCTGCTCAAGAATCAGACCACAGGATAA
- a CDS encoding heme-degrading domain-containing protein, with protein sequence MELEERYAIVSAQEELLKFETFTHEDAWELGKVFVSEAMDKDLKIAIAIRSLSGLTLFQYAAEGTNFGNEGWIDRKFRTVQHFEMSTLRYALFLKKRGATLAERGLDPSKFVACGGGFPIFVEGVGCIGAAMVSGLTDVEDHDVLISCISRYLGVESVPRYPVV encoded by the coding sequence ATGGAATTGGAAGAACGGTATGCAATCGTAAGTGCCCAGGAAGAGCTCTTGAAGTTCGAAACCTTCACCCACGAGGATGCTTGGGAGCTGGGAAAAGTATTTGTTTCCGAAGCTATGGACAAAGACCTCAAGATTGCCATCGCCATTCGGTCTCTCAGCGGTCTGACGCTCTTCCAATATGCTGCGGAAGGTACGAATTTCGGGAACGAAGGTTGGATCGACCGCAAGTTCCGCACGGTCCAGCACTTTGAGATGAGTACGCTCAGATATGCCCTCTTTCTGAAGAAGCGGGGAGCCACACTGGCTGAGCGCGGCTTGGATCCATCCAAGTTTGTCGCTTGCGGTGGTGGCTTCCCGATTTTCGTGGAAGGAGTCGGCTGTATTGGGGCTGCCATGGTCAGCGGTCTTACCGATGTCGAGGATCATGATGTCCTGATCAGCTGCATCAGCCGCTATCTTGGGGTGGAGAGCGTTCCTCGTTATCCTGTGGTCTGA
- a CDS encoding Gfo/Idh/MocA family oxidoreductase, with protein sequence MKLAILGAGNIARKMAATVAEMEHVEAYAVASRDIQKARDFAQTYKIRKAYGSYEEMLNDPEVDLVYICTPHSLHYEHMMLALKSGKHVLCEKSFTMNAQQARKVLSYAEEKKLLVAEAIWTRYLPMRLVLDQILERRVIGEPHSLTANLCYPIKGVKRLTDPELAGGALLDVGVYPINFAMMVFGNEIESIESSCIKTDSGVDESNSMTLTFKGGKMAVLHSSMVSTSDRRGAIFGSRGFIEFLNINNCEGINVYDRDYNLVETYKPFKYITGFEHQVEACRKAIEDGQLECKQMPHSEIIKVMEVMDTLREQWGIHYPGE encoded by the coding sequence ATGAAACTGGCAATTCTAGGAGCTGGCAACATAGCCCGAAAGATGGCAGCAACTGTTGCTGAGATGGAACATGTGGAAGCCTATGCCGTCGCGTCACGCGACATCCAGAAGGCTCGTGATTTCGCCCAAACGTATAAGATCCGCAAGGCCTATGGCAGCTATGAAGAGATGCTCAACGACCCTGAGGTTGACCTCGTGTATATCTGTACGCCGCATTCACTGCACTATGAGCACATGATGCTTGCACTGAAAAGCGGAAAACATGTGCTTTGTGAGAAAAGCTTTACGATGAATGCACAGCAAGCACGCAAGGTGCTCTCCTATGCAGAAGAGAAAAAGCTGTTGGTAGCCGAGGCAATCTGGACGCGGTACCTGCCCATGCGCCTGGTGCTGGACCAGATACTCGAACGAAGGGTCATTGGGGAACCACACTCCCTGACAGCAAATCTTTGCTATCCCATCAAGGGTGTCAAACGACTGACTGATCCTGAACTTGCAGGAGGTGCGTTGCTTGATGTTGGTGTCTATCCCATCAACTTTGCCATGATGGTCTTCGGCAACGAGATTGAGAGCATCGAGTCAAGTTGCATCAAGACGGACAGCGGGGTAGATGAATCAAATTCAATGACCCTGACGTTCAAGGGTGGCAAGATGGCGGTGCTTCACTCTTCCATGGTCAGTACCTCTGACCGGAGAGGGGCCATATTCGGAAGCCGTGGTTTCATAGAATTCCTCAACATCAACAACTGTGAGGGCATAAATGTCTATGACCGCGACTACAATCTGGTGGAGACGTACAAGCCATTCAAGTACATCACCGGCTTTGAGCATCAGGTGGAAGCCTGCAGAAAAGCCATAGAGGACGGACAGCTCGAGTGCAAGCAAATGCCGCACAGTGAGATCATCAAGGTAATGGAAGTCATGGATACGCTCAGGGAGCAATGGGGTATCCACTATCCAGGGGAGTAA
- a CDS encoding lysophospholipid acyltransferase family protein, with translation MKTHSRILHRIYRKVVKILLALAYDFQTWEEEELPPGPKIFCSNHFSSSDAHFVTTLTRDTLHMVIGPGFGIPVVGSFLGWTEQIKALEKEDRKNVVPKAVEYLRKGESVYIFPEGELNVQETLKPFRKGIALMYLAYPCPIIPIGLIAPKRRVRNKRSRAAGRSMTVVSRNYYANIGKSMEFPEALEMAKEDKDEACRMITERLSSTIETLIEQIKTDKFWS, from the coding sequence ATGAAAACGCATAGCCGGATTCTGCACCGCATCTACCGCAAGGTGGTCAAGATTCTTTTGGCACTCGCCTATGACTTCCAGACCTGGGAGGAAGAAGAGCTTCCTCCGGGTCCCAAGATTTTCTGTTCCAACCATTTCAGCAGCAGTGATGCCCACTTTGTCACCACCCTTACCCGTGATACGCTGCATATGGTCATCGGACCAGGATTCGGCATCCCGGTGGTGGGATCGTTCCTCGGCTGGACCGAGCAGATCAAGGCACTGGAGAAAGAGGACCGCAAGAACGTGGTTCCCAAGGCCGTCGAGTATCTGAGGAAGGGAGAAAGCGTCTATATTTTCCCGGAGGGCGAACTCAATGTACAGGAGACCCTCAAGCCGTTCAGAAAGGGTATTGCCCTGATGTACCTCGCATATCCCTGTCCCATCATACCCATCGGCCTCATTGCCCCCAAGCGAAGGGTGCGCAACAAGAGAAGCCGTGCAGCAGGGCGATCCATGACCGTGGTGAGCCGAAACTATTACGCAAACATAGGAAAGAGCATGGAGTTTCCCGAAGCCCTTGAGATGGCCAAGGAAGACAAGGATGAGGCGTGCAGGATGATAACTGAACGCCTCAGCTCGACCATTGAGACCTTGATCGAGCAGATCAAGACAGACAAGTTCTGGAGCTGA